The following proteins are co-located in the Desulfurococcus amylolyticus Z-533 genome:
- a CDS encoding hydrogenase subunit MbhD domain-containing protein yields the protein MILTILLLVFSSLLSLVFVYLAVTEKNLLKAIGFSAGQSIAYSIILHVFAATDIVLTYIAVSVGIYSAVLVYVISKTEKYEV from the coding sequence GTGATCCTGACAATACTTCTACTTGTATTCAGCAGTCTTCTAAGCCTCGTATTTGTTTACTTGGCTGTAACCGAGAAGAATCTATTGAAGGCAATAGGCTTCTCGGCTGGGCAAAGCATAGCATACAGCATCATATTACACGTCTTCGCCGCTACTGACATAGTGTTAACCTATATTGCTGTATCCGTTGGGATCTACTCTGCAGTACTAGTATACGTGATTAGCAAGACCGAGAAGTACGAGGTGTAA
- a CDS encoding Na(+)/H(+) antiporter subunit B, which produces MDRYLVLIVLLVFTIISALVLAWLNLLNPPTTIKTLGLTYIENTYFGPYSSMSPEAVTAIVWDYRGLDTVYETAVFFLAIVGGLSVFRGVKTRASTMKGIGLTGIAKTSTKIIAVMIVGASASIALHGHLTPGGGFQGGSTLAVAFLLIIPVFSVYSLLNMNITSEKLIATRGIALTAIGIVALLPVLKNLPLVSNISFYPSHIAGMLTSGSLFFYNLFEYIAVASGFTAVFIYLSLAGVESEEK; this is translated from the coding sequence ATGGATAGATACCTGGTTTTAATAGTATTACTGGTTTTCACTATTATAAGTGCACTGGTATTAGCATGGCTTAACCTGTTGAATCCACCCACCACAATCAAGACTCTAGGACTCACCTACATAGAGAACACCTACTTCGGCCCATACTCCTCCATGAGCCCTGAAGCCGTCACAGCAATCGTGTGGGACTATAGAGGCTTAGACACGGTGTATGAGACAGCCGTCTTCTTCCTGGCCATTGTAGGTGGGTTAAGCGTCTTCAGAGGGGTTAAAACCAGGGCTTCAACAATGAAGGGGATCGGCCTTACAGGCATCGCCAAGACTTCCACCAAAATAATAGCAGTAATGATTGTAGGTGCATCAGCTAGTATAGCTTTGCACGGCCACCTAACACCAGGAGGAGGTTTCCAAGGTGGTTCAACACTTGCCGTGGCATTCCTACTCATCATACCTGTCTTCTCAGTGTATTCACTGCTTAATATGAATATAACCTCTGAGAAACTAATAGCAACCCGTGGAATAGCCCTTACAGCGATAGGGATCGTGGCGTTATTACCGGTTTTAAAAAACCTCCCACTTGTATCAAATATCAGCTTCTACCCCTCACACATAGCTGGAATGCTTACCAGTGGAAGCCTCTTCTTCTACAATTTATTCGAGTATATAGCTGTAGCCTCCGGCTTCACAGCTGTGTTCATTTATCTATCATTAGCAGGAGTGGAGAGTGAGGAGAAGTGA
- a CDS encoding sodium:proton antiporter produces the protein MSTEAFAWSILLIVIVLNSLISIYGIVYRRSLVKKLISLTMLSDTVFVIFIMIGYRIVYPSVPPIFTSLTSEDLEYLRQHAVDPLPQALVLTGIVIGMAVNALIAFGIIQAYKLQGTTDARKLVEAALKEVPEE, from the coding sequence GTGAGCACCGAGGCTTTTGCCTGGTCTATATTGTTGATAGTAATAGTCTTAAACTCGCTGATCTCGATCTACGGCATAGTGTATAGGAGAAGCCTGGTAAAAAAGCTGATATCGCTAACCATGTTATCTGACACAGTGTTCGTGATATTCATAATGATAGGGTATAGAATAGTCTATCCATCGGTGCCACCTATATTCACGAGTCTAACCAGTGAAGACCTAGAGTATTTAAGACAACATGCCGTGGACCCCTTGCCCCAAGCCCTCGTGTTAACAGGCATAGTTATAGGTATGGCTGTGAACGCGTTGATAGCATTCGGCATAATACAAGCATATAAGCTGCAAGGCACAACCGATGCTAGGAAGCTAGTGGAAGCCGCGTTAAAGGAGGTGCCTGAGGAATGA
- a CDS encoding Na+/H+ antiporter subunit E yields the protein MIEELAAALLVFMVYILVAGSLTPYDIATGLLVSAITGLVTGKYLIRNPSKILQPQRLILLIFYFFKYITIIEFKSHMDVVKRIFNMNIKPGIVKIPVTVTSEYARLFVANSITNTPGTVVIDERDGFFYVNWIDVSTKDPLEARRSISEEFETYASKILD from the coding sequence ATGATAGAGGAGCTAGCAGCAGCCCTACTAGTATTCATGGTATACATACTCGTAGCAGGCAGCCTCACACCATACGATATTGCTACAGGACTATTAGTAAGCGCCATCACCGGATTAGTTACAGGCAAGTACTTAATTAGGAATCCAAGTAAAATACTCCAGCCCCAGCGGCTCATCCTACTAATATTCTACTTTTTCAAGTACATCACGATAATAGAGTTCAAGTCACATATGGATGTTGTAAAAAGAATCTTCAATATGAATATTAAACCCGGCATAGTTAAAATACCGGTAACAGTCACCTCAGAATACGCTAGGCTATTCGTGGCGAACTCCATTACAAACACTCCAGGTACCGTTGTCATCGACGAGAGAGATGGCTTCTTCTACGTGAACTGGATTGACGTATCAACCAAGGACCCCTTAGAGGCTAGGCGCTCGATAAGCGAGGAGTTCGAGACTTATGCTTCGAAAATACTTGATTAA
- a CDS encoding proton-conducting transporter membrane subunit, producing the protein MGTHVIGLIPFIPVLGAFLTPLVYLVSRSRLTVFAHGVLFTLITLVLSILGFIQAYESDAPQAYLMGGWPPPLGITYTLDKLTGILVLTTSLVLTVIMVYSVEYIVDDGYPWYVTLMLGVFSGILGVIMTSDVFNLFVMLEVTGVSSYGLVMYYRHRAGPIISGIKYAFVGAMGTTLYLLALAIIYNVYGSLNLIDLSLKTHGYRGSSITYMGTGYDAVSIGLIMAISFWTFSIKSGVFPNHFWLPDAHPAAPSPVSAMLSGLVVNTGAVGLYKILYLIYGGSVLDSLTPARDAISFLIVLTGAFSAIIGALLMNIQEDVKRMIAYSTVMNTGYIFMGIGILSPFGILAFLYYTVVHSLAKSTLFLSMGLLIKYTGSRRINELAGSFKTHIIPGVASVISLLTLSGIPPLPGFLGKLLLYNALFSYNPVFAIVMLIASAIGLLAYMRLFFILVFEAPTRKTIGKRFLLSEASTLAIALFTSIVGILLLFRQDFFDALFMESVDQVADVVKYMEQLASSLI; encoded by the coding sequence ATGGGCACACATGTAATCGGCTTAATACCCTTTATACCTGTATTAGGCGCATTTCTCACACCCCTCGTATACCTGGTTTCCAGGAGCAGGCTCACGGTATTTGCTCACGGGGTATTATTCACCCTTATCACACTTGTATTATCGATACTGGGGTTTATTCAAGCATATGAGAGTGATGCCCCCCAAGCCTATCTCATGGGCGGGTGGCCTCCACCACTCGGAATAACCTATACGCTTGATAAATTAACAGGGATACTGGTGTTAACCACAAGCCTCGTCCTAACCGTGATCATGGTGTACAGCGTGGAATACATAGTGGATGATGGGTATCCATGGTATGTAACACTTATGTTAGGGGTTTTCTCAGGCATACTGGGTGTTATAATGACATCGGATGTCTTCAATTTATTCGTTATGTTGGAGGTCACGGGTGTATCATCCTACGGGCTTGTAATGTATTACAGGCACAGGGCTGGCCCGATAATCTCAGGTATAAAATACGCCTTCGTGGGGGCCATGGGTACAACCCTCTACCTTCTAGCCCTGGCAATAATATATAATGTATATGGATCCCTGAACCTCATAGATTTATCGTTGAAGACGCATGGATACCGGGGGAGCTCAATAACGTATATGGGTACAGGCTACGATGCCGTGTCAATAGGTTTAATCATGGCTATCTCGTTCTGGACGTTCAGCATTAAAAGCGGTGTATTCCCTAATCACTTTTGGCTACCTGATGCTCATCCAGCAGCTCCGTCACCTGTTTCAGCAATGCTGAGTGGGTTAGTGGTTAACACTGGTGCTGTGGGACTATATAAAATCCTTTACCTGATATATGGTGGAAGCGTACTGGATTCATTAACCCCGGCTAGGGACGCTATATCGTTCCTAATCGTGTTAACTGGGGCTTTCTCAGCGATTATAGGTGCTTTACTAATGAATATCCAGGAAGACGTAAAGAGAATGATAGCTTACTCCACAGTCATGAATACAGGCTATATATTCATGGGTATAGGGATCTTAAGCCCATTCGGTATCCTGGCATTCCTATATTACACTGTGGTACACTCGCTTGCGAAATCCACCCTCTTCCTGAGCATGGGCTTACTGATAAAATACACCGGTAGCCGTAGGATAAATGAGCTAGCCGGGTCATTTAAGACTCATATCATACCCGGAGTAGCCAGCGTTATATCCCTGCTCACGTTATCCGGGATACCGCCTCTCCCAGGCTTCCTAGGCAAGCTACTCCTATACAACGCGTTATTCAGTTACAACCCTGTATTCGCTATAGTTATGCTGATTGCAAGCGCTATAGGTCTACTAGCATATATGAGGTTATTCTTCATACTGGTCTTCGAGGCACCTACAAGGAAGACTATTGGAAAAAGGTTCCTGCTTTCAGAAGCATCAACCCTGGCCATCGCGTTATTCACATCGATCGTGGGGATATTACTCCTGTTTCGCCAAGACTTCTTCGATGCATTATTCATGGAGTCAGTCGACCAGGTTGCAGACGTCGTGAAATACATGGAGCAACTAGCATCATCACTAATTTAA
- a CDS encoding phosphoadenosine phosphosulfate reductase family protein — protein sequence MGNDVIIDEGWVCWDSKRNAPRLNCRKWRMRHDYWLAGLFEKRLVEELISAEFKIHYRLQDRNVLIHRAPNPSSRSMLALEVFADGVRLGVVEYRMGERWMIHPSGGLASLLNSLGAYSVEVEPGHGRKLKGKKVKVVGDVDGLRWILLDLDKYIGVARVIDASKKIVKVKDVAPKGFKPLPATGIIQAVEANRGLLETAVNEAVGFLKKTLENVMDGIAVSYSGGADSTASLVLSQEALGHARIKVVYVDTGMDLPGVKEYALRILDKLGLIPYVVSSGLDPLNEIASRGLPTRNNRWCTRILKLEPLRRFYREHNIRFVIDGSRSRESSSRAEMPRIGRNPLIPEVTRILPIKWWSRLLVQLYIVNRGIELNPLYNEGFTRLGCILCPAMHPHELELSYTKNRYWFERLREVTGLSINDVMMHLYSEKQ from the coding sequence ATGGGTAACGACGTCATCATTGATGAGGGATGGGTGTGCTGGGATAGCAAGAGGAATGCTCCCAGATTAAACTGTAGGAAATGGAGGATGAGGCATGATTACTGGCTGGCGGGTTTATTCGAGAAGAGGCTTGTAGAGGAATTAATCTCAGCCGAGTTCAAGATCCATTACCGTCTTCAAGATAGAAACGTGCTCATCCACCGTGCACCTAATCCCTCGTCACGGAGCATGTTAGCACTAGAGGTATTCGCTGATGGTGTGAGACTGGGTGTAGTGGAGTATAGGATGGGAGAAAGATGGATGATCCATCCTAGCGGTGGGTTAGCTAGTCTACTCAACAGTCTAGGTGCATACAGTGTTGAGGTGGAGCCCGGCCATGGGAGAAAGCTGAAAGGCAAAAAAGTGAAGGTAGTTGGGGATGTAGATGGTCTGCGATGGATTCTATTAGACTTAGACAAGTATATTGGTGTTGCAAGGGTTATTGATGCATCGAAGAAGATTGTCAAAGTAAAGGATGTAGCACCGAAAGGGTTCAAGCCCCTCCCAGCTACAGGTATTATACAGGCTGTAGAAGCTAATAGAGGCCTGCTTGAGACAGCCGTCAACGAAGCTGTGGGCTTCCTGAAGAAAACACTAGAGAATGTTATGGATGGTATAGCGGTCTCCTATAGTGGTGGGGCTGATTCAACAGCTTCACTAGTTTTATCTCAAGAGGCATTAGGCCATGCAAGGATAAAGGTGGTCTATGTAGATACAGGCATGGATCTACCCGGTGTCAAAGAATATGCTCTAAGAATACTTGATAAACTCGGCTTAATACCCTATGTAGTGTCTTCGGGATTGGATCCACTCAACGAGATTGCTTCTCGTGGACTACCCACGCGCAATAACAGGTGGTGTACGAGAATACTGAAACTTGAACCCTTAAGGAGATTCTACAGGGAACATAATATAAGATTCGTTATCGACGGATCTAGAAGCAGGGAAAGCAGTAGTCGAGCCGAGATGCCGAGGATAGGTAGAAATCCCTTAATACCTGAAGTCACAAGGATATTACCGATCAAGTGGTGGAGTAGGTTACTGGTTCAATTATACATAGTGAACAGGGGAATAGAGTTAAACCCCTTGTACAATGAAGGCTTCACCAGGCTAGGCTGTATACTGTGTCCTGCAATGCATCCACACGAACTTGAATTATCCTACACCAAAAATAGATACTGGTTTGAGAGATTACGGGAGGTTACGGGTCTCTCGATAAACGACGTAATGATGCATCTTTACAGTGAGAAACAATAA
- a CDS encoding aldehyde ferredoxin oxidoreductase family protein produces the protein MYGWWGKALLIDLTKSKVKEVSIEPEILHGFIGGRGLAVRLLWDLIPPGVDPLSPYNALIVASGPLSGLPLPSSGKLVVASKSPLTNGYGDGNIGSMASHHLKHSGYDALIITGASKKPVYLYIENGKVDFRSAEDLWGLDTFTTEEKLVREHGRNIGILEIGPAGEHMVRYATVISQKGRSGGRPGMGAVMGSKKLKAIVIKGNMEPPIADKEALRKISEESYKKIQGSDNYDYWMRQGTMSTIQWSHQNSVLPTMNFREGMWELYETISGDLMEKLKIDRRGCPYCNMQCGNVVSDDVGEESELDYENVAMLGSNILLENLKRVAEINKLADKLGVDTISLGNSIGFYMEASERGLVKERVEWGDFKAVREITIDTAYRRGLGAFIAEGVMRMARSIGGEALDFAMHVKGLEVSAYNCHTTPGMALAYGTSSIGAHHKDAWIISYEVRTDRSSYSRDKVERLIFLQNMRGGMFESLTTCRLPWVEVGLDLEYYPRFLSAVTGLKWSLDDIGVSANRIYTLIRAFWIREYMGWSSSMDYPPTRWFKHPLTKGPYAGSHLDISKYSEMLKIYYEIRGWDENGIPKKETLIKLGLDFTIPVLEDIVKLR, from the coding sequence ATGTATGGCTGGTGGGGTAAGGCACTACTAATAGATTTAACCAAAAGTAAGGTAAAAGAGGTGAGCATAGAGCCAGAGATACTACATGGATTCATCGGTGGAAGAGGCCTAGCGGTTAGACTCCTATGGGATCTAATCCCTCCCGGGGTGGATCCGTTATCACCATATAATGCATTAATAGTGGCCTCCGGTCCTCTCTCAGGGCTACCATTACCTAGTAGTGGTAAACTAGTTGTAGCATCTAAGAGCCCGCTGACAAATGGCTATGGGGATGGCAATATAGGTTCCATGGCCAGCCACCACTTAAAGCACAGCGGCTACGATGCACTCATAATCACAGGGGCATCTAAGAAACCCGTCTACCTCTATATTGAAAACGGTAAAGTAGATTTCAGAAGTGCCGAGGATCTATGGGGGCTTGACACCTTCACTACTGAGGAAAAACTGGTTAGAGAACATGGTAGAAACATTGGCATACTTGAAATCGGGCCGGCGGGAGAGCACATGGTTAGATACGCCACAGTGATCTCCCAGAAGGGGAGAAGCGGAGGGCGCCCAGGCATGGGTGCTGTAATGGGCAGCAAAAAGCTGAAGGCGATAGTGATCAAGGGAAACATGGAGCCACCTATAGCCGATAAAGAGGCTCTTAGAAAAATATCTGAGGAATCCTATAAGAAGATACAGGGTAGCGATAACTATGATTACTGGATGAGACAAGGCACAATGTCCACAATACAGTGGAGTCATCAAAACAGTGTCCTACCCACAATGAACTTTAGGGAGGGTATGTGGGAGCTGTATGAAACCATAAGCGGTGATTTAATGGAAAAACTGAAGATAGATAGAAGGGGATGTCCTTACTGTAACATGCAGTGCGGTAATGTTGTTAGTGATGACGTAGGAGAGGAGAGCGAACTAGACTATGAGAACGTAGCGATGCTGGGCAGTAATATATTATTAGAGAACTTGAAAAGGGTTGCCGAGATAAATAAGCTAGCTGATAAACTAGGGGTAGATACCATAAGTCTAGGCAACTCGATAGGGTTCTATATGGAAGCTAGCGAGAGAGGGCTAGTCAAAGAGAGAGTTGAATGGGGAGACTTCAAAGCCGTGAGAGAGATAACCATTGATACGGCATATAGACGCGGGCTGGGAGCATTCATAGCTGAAGGAGTTATGAGGATGGCGAGGAGTATTGGCGGTGAGGCACTCGATTTCGCCATGCATGTGAAGGGTTTAGAGGTATCTGCATACAACTGTCACACAACCCCCGGAATGGCCCTAGCATACGGCACATCTTCTATCGGGGCCCACCACAAGGATGCCTGGATAATAAGCTACGAAGTTAGAACAGATAGATCATCGTATAGCAGGGACAAGGTTGAACGCTTAATCTTCCTGCAAAACATGCGTGGAGGAATGTTTGAGTCGCTGACAACATGTAGGCTTCCATGGGTTGAAGTAGGCCTCGACCTCGAGTATTATCCAAGATTCCTTTCAGCTGTAACTGGTTTAAAATGGAGCCTCGACGATATAGGCGTTTCTGCCAACAGGATCTACACGTTGATAAGGGCATTCTGGATACGCGAATACATGGGTTGGAGTAGCTCGATGGACTACCCGCCTACCAGATGGTTTAAACACCCACTTACAAAAGGACCGTATGCAGGCTCACACCTAGATATCTCTAAATACAGTGAAATGTTAAAGATATACTATGAAATACGTGGCTGGGATGAAAACGGTATCCCAAAGAAGGAGACTCTCATAAAGCTGGGGCTAGACTTCACAATACCTGTTCTAGAGGACATTGTGAAGCTACGGTAG
- a CDS encoding DUF120 domain-containing protein yields the protein MHRLKGRIVTGLGEGSRYVYQYRDRFLRILGINPYPGTLNIELIEPRFFNIEDYKYIEVDPPSQVYGKVLAVKARIKNIPVYIIKPLKTRHALNIIEVISEHNLRESLGVKTGDVVEIYVED from the coding sequence ATGCATAGACTCAAGGGTAGAATCGTCACCGGGCTTGGTGAGGGAAGTAGATACGTCTATCAATATCGCGACAGGTTCCTTAGAATCCTCGGGATAAATCCCTACCCAGGTACATTAAACATAGAGTTAATTGAGCCGCGATTCTTCAACATAGAGGACTATAAATACATCGAGGTGGATCCACCTAGCCAGGTATATGGTAAAGTACTTGCCGTCAAAGCTAGAATCAAGAATATACCGGTGTACATTATTAAACCATTAAAGACCAGGCATGCCTTAAACATTATCGAGGTTATATCAGAGCATAATCTACGTGAATCACTCGGTGTTAAAACAGGAGACGTAGTTGAGATATATGTAGAAGACTAG
- a CDS encoding SAM hydrolase/SAM-dependent halogenase family protein: MSNRIIALMTDFGYKDPYVGVMKGVIKSINPDVEIVDLTHGINRHDIIEAAVVLMVSARYFPPGTIFVVVVDPGVGSNRRAIVVETSNYILVGPDNGCLSLLALKDGVKRVVDISNSRYRLGDVSHTFHGRDIFAPVAAWISRGIPLEAIGTEIPVDSLKTIRIEPPRISDDLIEGYTLYIDIYGNVMTNINEDEACSILKLGDKVEIIHQGGKSQCVFTTSFSIVNPGEVACYINSWGYLEIAVNNGSAADVFGIIQGSRLFFKKLS; this comes from the coding sequence ATGAGTAACAGGATTATCGCCTTGATGACCGACTTCGGGTATAAGGATCCATATGTAGGCGTGATGAAGGGAGTTATAAAAAGTATCAACCCGGATGTTGAAATAGTGGATTTAACCCATGGCATAAATCGCCATGACATTATTGAGGCAGCTGTAGTACTCATGGTTTCAGCCAGGTATTTCCCTCCGGGCACAATATTCGTGGTTGTCGTGGATCCAGGCGTCGGCAGTAACAGGCGGGCTATAGTAGTGGAGACAAGTAATTACATACTTGTTGGACCAGATAACGGATGCCTAAGCCTCCTGGCATTAAAAGATGGAGTTAAGAGGGTGGTTGACATCTCCAACTCCAGGTACAGGTTGGGCGATGTATCACATACGTTCCATGGACGCGACATCTTCGCCCCTGTGGCAGCATGGATTAGCCGTGGTATACCACTCGAGGCGATCGGTACCGAGATACCTGTTGACTCATTGAAAACAATCAGAATTGAACCTCCTAGAATCAGTGATGACTTGATCGAGGGATATACACTCTATATTGATATCTATGGTAACGTAATGACAAACATCAATGAGGATGAAGCATGCTCTATTCTTAAGCTTGGTGATAAAGTAGAGATAATACATCAAGGAGGAAAAAGCCAATGCGTGTTTACAACAAGTTTCAGCATCGTTAACCCAGGCGAGGTGGCCTGCTATATTAATTCATGGGGATACCTGGAGATAGCGGTGAATAATGGAAGCGCTGCAGATGTATTTGGCATCATACAGGGCTCAAGGCTCTTTTTCAAAAAACTATCATAG